From the genome of Thermoflexus hugenholtzii, one region includes:
- a CDS encoding ABC transporter permease: protein MGATRWLIWKEGREILRSRWFGITAGSFFVIALAMAALSMAGSGYIGLAGFGRTAAALVHLSALIASLMGLGLGAMTWAAERESGTLAYLLSYPVSRAQVWAAKAIGGAMALAAAMALGFGITGLIIGLGGGLGGAEEAGRYAALAAGATLLAWTTYGLGMTLGVGLRRQSTALGLSLLVWLAGVFLSDLGLMGLVGAFALSPAVLWWLTVLNPLHAFRILAMVWLNGSPDLLGPAGAYAWRTYGEALGSMLMAIMLGWLALAFLMAALRFGRLQDIAA, encoded by the coding sequence ATGGGCGCGACGCGCTGGTTGATCTGGAAGGAAGGACGGGAGATCCTGCGGAGCCGCTGGTTCGGGATCACAGCGGGGAGCTTCTTCGTGATCGCCCTGGCCATGGCGGCCCTCTCCATGGCTGGCTCCGGCTACATCGGGCTGGCCGGCTTTGGACGCACGGCCGCGGCGCTGGTCCACCTCTCCGCGCTGATCGCCTCCCTGATGGGTCTGGGGTTGGGGGCCATGACCTGGGCGGCGGAGCGGGAGAGCGGGACGCTGGCTTACCTCCTGTCTTATCCGGTCTCCCGGGCTCAGGTGTGGGCCGCCAAGGCCATCGGGGGGGCCATGGCGCTGGCCGCCGCGATGGCTCTGGGGTTCGGGATCACCGGCCTGATCATCGGCCTGGGAGGAGGCCTCGGCGGCGCGGAGGAAGCCGGCCGTTATGCGGCCCTGGCGGCCGGCGCCACCCTGCTTGCCTGGACCACCTACGGCCTGGGGATGACCCTGGGTGTCGGGTTGCGCCGCCAGAGCACCGCCCTGGGCCTCTCCCTGCTGGTCTGGCTGGCCGGCGTGTTCCTCTCGGACCTGGGCCTCATGGGGCTGGTGGGGGCCTTCGCCCTGTCTCCGGCCGTCCTCTGGTGGCTCACCGTCCTGAACCCCCTCCACGCCTTCCGCATCCTGGCGATGGTCTGGCTGAACGGCTCCCCGGATCTCCTGGGGCCGGCGGGAGCCTACGCCTGGCGGACGTATGGGGAGGCCCTGGGGTCGATGCTGATGGCGATCATGCTGGGCTGGCTGGCCCTGGCGTTCCTGATGGCCGCCCTGCGCTTCGGGAGGTTGCAGGACATCGCCGCCTGA
- the nosD gene encoding nitrous oxide reductase family maturation protein NosD — protein sequence MIIPLALALWALLGGAPADPGRSLQEAIDAAPPGATLEVRGGVHDGPIRIDKPLTLIGVDSPVLDGQGQGTILWITAPGVTVRGFVIRRSGRSLTHEDAGIRAEGAPGVILEDNRLEDVLFGIYLKDSPGARIRNNRIRGLDVPEAERGDAIRLWYSSDAYIEGNETERGRDVIIWFSDRSVLRDNRFRGGRYGIHYMYCNESLAEGNILEGNYVGIYMMYSRGGVFRRNRFLHHRGPSGYGMAFKDSDEILAEENLFADNTAALFLDNTPRAEGSPVRFERNLFAYNGIGVLALPMVRGVIFWENVFWENEQQAAVQGEGNLQANRWEGNFWSDYVGFDVDGDGIGDLPYRSQRLFEALTDAMPALRIFWGTPAVQALETAARLVPFFAPQVRLEDPAPRIRPPAGIPGAAGHTPRHGVPWLGLGLGGLALAMIGWRWLQRTPAGPIRADPRQTPAAMLEIRGLRKRFGQTWVVRGLDLRVQPGEAVALWGPNGAGKTTVLRCILGLLSFEGHIRVAGRDVRKEGPAARRAIGYVPQELAFYSWTVRETLAFFAALRGVPVDPGIVEAMGLAPYQDRPVQALSGGLKQRLALALARMGDPPLLLLDEPTANLDMAARLEWMRQLQALKAQGKTLIFSSHRLEEILELADRVVVLREGQVVAEVAPEALARTVGLQARLRLSLPPAEQDRARRLLEEAGYPVVANHHGLTLTVPADQKLAPVRQLWAAGIPVQDAEWELSEP from the coding sequence ATGATCATCCCCCTGGCCCTGGCCCTCTGGGCGCTGCTCGGGGGCGCCCCTGCGGATCCCGGGCGCTCCCTCCAGGAGGCCATCGACGCCGCCCCACCGGGGGCGACCCTGGAGGTGCGCGGCGGCGTGCACGACGGCCCCATCCGCATCGATAAGCCCCTCACCCTGATCGGTGTCGACAGCCCGGTGCTGGATGGCCAGGGCCAGGGCACCATCCTCTGGATCACCGCCCCCGGGGTGACCGTCCGCGGCTTTGTGATCCGCCGCTCCGGCCGCTCCCTGACCCATGAGGACGCGGGGATCCGGGCGGAAGGAGCCCCCGGGGTGATCCTGGAGGACAACCGGCTGGAGGACGTCCTCTTCGGGATCTACCTGAAGGATTCCCCGGGGGCTCGCATCCGGAACAACCGCATCCGCGGCCTGGACGTGCCGGAGGCGGAGCGGGGGGACGCCATCCGCCTGTGGTATAGCTCCGACGCCTACATCGAAGGCAACGAGACGGAGCGCGGGCGGGACGTGATCATCTGGTTCTCCGATCGCTCCGTCCTCCGGGACAACCGGTTCCGGGGCGGGCGCTACGGGATCCACTACATGTATTGCAATGAGAGCCTGGCGGAGGGGAACATCCTGGAAGGCAACTACGTTGGGATCTATATGATGTATAGCCGGGGCGGGGTCTTCCGCCGCAACCGCTTCCTTCACCACCGGGGACCCAGCGGCTACGGCATGGCCTTCAAGGACAGCGATGAGATCCTCGCCGAGGAGAACCTCTTCGCCGACAACACCGCTGCCCTCTTCCTGGACAACACCCCGCGCGCGGAGGGCTCCCCCGTCCGCTTCGAGCGGAACCTCTTCGCTTACAACGGGATCGGGGTGCTGGCCCTGCCGATGGTGCGGGGGGTGATCTTCTGGGAGAACGTCTTCTGGGAGAACGAGCAGCAGGCCGCCGTGCAGGGAGAGGGGAACCTGCAGGCGAACCGCTGGGAGGGCAACTTCTGGAGCGACTACGTCGGCTTCGACGTCGACGGCGATGGGATCGGCGACCTCCCCTATCGTTCCCAGCGCCTCTTCGAGGCCCTGACCGATGCGATGCCGGCCCTGCGGATCTTCTGGGGCACCCCCGCTGTCCAGGCCCTGGAGACCGCCGCGCGGCTGGTCCCCTTCTTCGCGCCCCAGGTTCGCCTGGAGGATCCGGCCCCCCGGATACGGCCGCCAGCCGGGATCCCCGGGGCCGCCGGGCACACTCCCCGGCATGGGGTCCCATGGCTCGGCTTGGGGCTGGGGGGGCTGGCCCTGGCGATGATCGGATGGCGCTGGCTGCAGCGCACCCCCGCCGGGCCCATCCGGGCGGATCCCCGCCAGACCCCAGCGGCGATGCTGGAGATCCGGGGGCTCCGCAAACGGTTCGGGCAGACCTGGGTGGTGCGCGGGCTGGACCTGCGCGTGCAGCCGGGGGAGGCGGTGGCCCTGTGGGGACCCAACGGGGCAGGGAAAACCACCGTCCTCCGTTGCATCCTGGGCCTGCTCTCCTTTGAAGGCCACATCCGGGTGGCGGGTCGGGACGTCCGGAAGGAGGGTCCGGCGGCCCGCCGCGCCATCGGCTACGTGCCCCAGGAGCTGGCCTTCTACAGCTGGACCGTCCGGGAGACCCTGGCTTTCTTCGCCGCGCTCCGGGGGGTTCCCGTGGATCCCGGGATCGTGGAGGCCATGGGGTTGGCGCCCTATCAGGACCGTCCGGTGCAGGCCCTCTCGGGGGGCCTGAAGCAACGGCTGGCCCTGGCCCTGGCCCGGATGGGAGACCCGCCCCTCCTGCTCCTGGATGAGCCGACGGCAAACCTGGACATGGCGGCCCGGCTGGAGTGGATGCGCCAGCTGCAGGCCCTGAAAGCCCAGGGGAAGACGCTGATCTTCAGCTCCCACCGGCTGGAGGAGATCCTGGAGCTGGCGGATCGCGTGGTGGTGCTCCGGGAGGGACAGGTGGTCGCGGAGGTCGCGCCGGAAGCCCTCGCCCGGACGGTTGGGTTGCAGGCGCGGCTCCGGCTGAGCCTCCCGCCTGCCGAACAGGACCGGGCCCGCCGGCTGCTGGAGGAGGCAGGCTACCCGGTCGTCGCCAACCATCATGGCCTGACCCTCACCGTGCCGGCGGATCAGAAGCTGGCCCCGGTGCGGCAGCTCTGGGCGGCCGGGATCCCGGTTCAGGACGCGGAGTGGGAGCTGAGCGAGCCATAA